The following are from one region of the Petrotoga mobilis SJ95 genome:
- a CDS encoding urocanate hydratase: MVNNIDISNAMSIKLDDELPPMPKFIEGIRRAPKRPLNLSKREVELALANALRYVPENLHEKLAPEFLQELLTRGRIYGYRYRPEGNIKAKPIDMYKGKCTEGKAFQVMIDNNLDFDVALYPYELVTYGETGQVCQNWMQYRLIKKYLEELTREQTLVVASGHPLGLFRSTPNSPRVIITNALMVGMFDDQEHWIKAQAMGVANYGQMTAGGWMYIGPQGIVHGTYNTLLNAGRLKLGIPQDSDLRGRLFVSSGLGGMSGAQAKAIEIARGVGIIAEVDYSRIQTRLNQGWLKTYSKDLDEVFEIAFDHLNRKEPISIGYYGNIVDLLEYIVKKGIKVDLLSDQTSCHAAYEGGYCPQGLTHEEKNHLLETNKERFVELVNNSLRRHFELIKTMVERGTYFFDYGNSFMKAIFDAGVKEIAKNGLDESEGFIFPSYVEDIMGPLIFDYGYGPFRWVCLSGKREDLLKTDKAAMECIDPNRRGQDRDNYIWIRDADKNNLVVGTQARILYQDAMGRMKIALKFNEMVRKGEVGPIMLGRDHHDAGGADSPFRETANIKDGSNIMADMATHDFAGNIARGMSLVTLHNGGGVGIGKAINGGFGLVLDGSERVDEIIKNAIPWDVMVGVARRSWARNEASIETSIEYNKENKNTDHITLPYIADENMVKDLVDKYYQG, encoded by the coding sequence ATGGTGAACAATATTGATATTTCAAATGCAATGTCCATTAAGTTGGATGATGAACTCCCTCCTATGCCCAAATTCATCGAAGGCATAAGAAGGGCACCTAAAAGACCTTTAAACTTATCAAAAAGAGAAGTAGAACTAGCCCTTGCAAACGCCTTAAGGTACGTGCCGGAAAATTTGCATGAAAAATTGGCTCCAGAATTTCTGCAAGAGTTGCTTACTCGAGGTAGAATTTATGGATACAGGTATAGGCCTGAGGGCAACATTAAGGCAAAACCTATAGATATGTACAAGGGTAAATGTACTGAAGGAAAGGCATTTCAGGTCATGATCGACAACAACTTGGATTTCGATGTTGCTTTGTATCCTTATGAACTGGTAACCTACGGTGAAACCGGTCAAGTATGTCAAAATTGGATGCAGTACAGATTGATTAAAAAGTACCTAGAAGAACTAACAAGGGAACAAACTTTAGTTGTGGCTTCAGGACATCCCCTTGGCTTGTTCAGATCAACACCAAATAGTCCACGAGTGATAATAACAAACGCTTTGATGGTTGGGATGTTTGATGACCAAGAACATTGGATCAAGGCACAAGCTATGGGTGTTGCCAACTACGGGCAAATGACTGCGGGAGGTTGGATGTATATAGGACCTCAAGGTATCGTTCATGGCACTTACAATACCTTGTTGAACGCTGGAAGGTTGAAATTAGGGATACCACAAGATAGTGATCTAAGAGGACGTTTATTTGTTAGTTCAGGTTTAGGTGGAATGAGCGGTGCTCAAGCTAAAGCGATAGAAATCGCAAGAGGCGTTGGAATAATTGCAGAAGTGGATTATTCGAGAATACAAACAAGACTAAACCAAGGTTGGTTAAAAACCTACAGCAAAGATTTGGACGAAGTTTTTGAAATAGCCTTCGATCATCTGAATAGAAAAGAACCCATTTCCATCGGTTATTATGGTAATATTGTAGATCTATTGGAATACATTGTAAAGAAAGGTATAAAGGTAGATTTGCTATCAGATCAGACGTCTTGTCACGCTGCCTACGAGGGAGGGTACTGCCCGCAAGGCTTGACTCATGAAGAGAAGAATCACCTCTTAGAAACAAATAAAGAGAGATTTGTTGAATTAGTCAACAATTCATTGAGAAGACATTTCGAGCTTATAAAAACAATGGTTGAAAGGGGAACCTACTTTTTTGACTATGGGAATAGTTTCATGAAGGCGATTTTTGATGCAGGAGTGAAAGAAATAGCAAAAAATGGGTTGGATGAAAGCGAAGGGTTCATATTTCCCTCGTATGTGGAAGATATAATGGGGCCATTAATATTCGACTATGGTTATGGACCTTTCAGGTGGGTATGTTTAAGTGGAAAACGGGAAGATCTATTGAAAACGGATAAAGCAGCGATGGAATGCATAGATCCCAACAGAAGGGGTCAGGATAGAGATAACTACATATGGATTAGAGATGCAGATAAAAACAATCTTGTTGTTGGTACTCAAGCACGAATTCTTTATCAGGATGCTATGGGCAGGATGAAGATAGCCCTTAAATTCAACGAAATGGTTAGAAAAGGGGAAGTTGGCCCCATTATGCTTGGAAGGGATCATCACGATGCAGGCGGAGCTGACTCTCCTTTTAGAGAAACAGCGAATATAAAAGATGGGAGTAATATAATGGCGGATATGGCAACCCATGATTTCGCTGGAAATATAGCAAGGGGAATGAGTTTGGTAACACTGCACAACGGAGGTGGAGTTGGTATCGGTAAGGCCATTAACGGTGGCTTTGGCTTGGTTCTGGATGGAAGTGAAAGGGTGGATGAAATAATAAAGAACGCAATTCCATGGGATGTTATGGTTGGTGTCGCCAGGCGATCATGGGCTAGGAATGAAGCTTCTATAGAAACATCCATAGAGTACAACAAAGAAAACAAAAATACAGACCACATAACTTTACCGTACATTGCTGATGAAAATATGGTAAAAGATTTAGTTGATAAATATTATCAGGGTTAG